The following are from one region of the Coffea eugenioides isolate CCC68of chromosome 2, Ceug_1.0, whole genome shotgun sequence genome:
- the LOC113763790 gene encoding pleiotropic drug resistance protein 2-like, translating to MATLGRDDLTRSISRGSTSRRLSLSISSRSWTSASVKEVFAGPGGDVFQRSRREDDEEELKWAAIERLPTYDRLRKGMLKQVLDDGTVVREEVDVANLGMQDRKQLMESILKVVEEDNERFLQRLRDRTDRVGIDIPKIEVRYEHLSIEGDAYVGSRALPTLLNASFNVVEGILEKLRVFPSKKRVVKILHDVSGVVKPSRMTLLLGPPGSGKTTLLKALAGALDKDLRVTGKITYCGHEMSEFIPQRTCAYISQHDLHHGELTVRETLDFSGRCLGVGTRFDLLAELSRREKDAGIKPDPEIDTFMKATAVAGQESSLVTDYVLKILGLDICADIMVGNEMRRGISGGQKKRLTTGEMLVGPAKVFFMDEISTGLDSSTTYQIVKFMRQMVHIMDVTMIISLLQPAPETYDLFDDIILLSEGQIVYQGPTEHVLEFFESVGFRCPERKGVADFLQEVTSMKDQEQYWFRKNEPYHYVSVPEFVDRFSSFHIGQKIFDEIAIPYDKAKIHPAALVTEKYGISSMELLKACLAREWLLMKRNSFLYIFKTTQITIMSIIAFTVFFRTEMKVGQFQDGGKFYGALFFSLVNVMFNGTAELALTIFRLPVFFKQRNSLFFPAWAFAMPIWILRIPLSLMESLIWIVLTYYTIGFAPAASRFFRQLLAFFALHQMALSLFRFIAALGRVQVVANTLGTFTLLMVFVLGGFIIAKDDIKPWMIWGYYVSPMSYGQNAIVINEFLDKRWSTPYNGTGFLETTVGKVLLKSRGMYTTESMYWICVIALFAFSLLFNVCFILALTYLNPFGDSKTIIADVNDKQDKKKHSSNLRIPTESTSASTAPVFEGIDMAVRPAPQRSNLSVEENGNKKRGMVLPFQPLSLAFNHINYYVDMPDEMKKQGIEETRLQLLRDVSGAFRPGVLTALVGVSGAGKTTLMDVLAGRKTGGYIEGSISISGYPKNQSTFARVSGYCEQNDIHSPHVTVYESVVYSAWLRLSPDIDKQTRKMFVDEVMDLIELNSLRNSLVGLPGVDGLSTEQRKRLTIAVELVANPSIIFMDEPTSGLDARAAAIVMRTVRNTVDTGRTVVCTIHQPSIDIFEAFDELLLMKRGGQVIYGGPLGQRSHLMIEYFESVPGVTKIREGYNPATWMLDISTPSVEAQLNVDFAEIYANSDVYRRNQELIKQLSTPPPGSQDLYFPTKYSQSFFNQCKACFWKHQLSYWRNPKYNAIRFFMTTIIGIIFGVIFWRKGHKMYKQQDLLNLVGAMYAAVMFLGGTNTSAVQSVVAVERTVFYREKAAGMYSALPYAFAQVATEVIYVALQTFIYSLLLYSMIGFHWQVDKFLLFYYFVFMCFVYFGLYGMMLVALTPNYQIAAIGMSFFLNFWNLFSGFMIPRTQIPVWWRWYYWGSPVAWTIYGLVTSQVGDMTEPVAIPGLGELPMKEYLKQYLGYKHDFLGVVAVVHLGWVVLFCFVFAYAIKFLNFQKR from the exons ATGGCTACACTCGGCAGAGATGACCTTACGAGGTCCATCAGCAGAGGGTCTACGAGTAGAAGGTTGAGCTTGTCAATCAGCTCAAGAAGTTGGACTTCAGCCAGTGTTAAGGAAGTATTTGCCGGGCCTGGTGGAGATGTATTCCAGAGAAGTAGGAGggaagatgatgaagaagagTTGAAGTGGGCTGCAATTGAGAGACTTCCGACATATGATCGATTAAGAAAAGGGATGCTGAAGCAAGTGTTAGATGATGGGACAGTCGTTCGAGAGGAGGTTGATGTTGCCAATCTTGGTATGCAAGATAGGAAGCAACTCATGGAAAGTATCCTGAAAGTTGTGGAAGAAGATAATGAGAGGTTCCTTCAAAGACTCAGAGACAGGACTGACAG GGTGGGTATTGACATCCCCAAAATTGAAGTACGATATGAGCATTTGTCGATTGAAGGAGATGCATATGTAGGATCCAGGGCTCTTCCTACTCTGCTAAATGCTTCATTCAATGTGGTTGAG GGCATTCTTGAAAAATTGAGGGTTTTTCCGTCAAAGAAAAGGGTTGTGAAGATACTTCACGATGTAAGCGGAGTTGTAAAGCCATCCAG gaTGACACTACTTCTTGGACCACCAGGCTCTGGGAAAACTACTTTGCTGAAGGCCCTTGCTGGAGCCCTGGACAAGGATCTTAGG GTCACTGGAAAAATCACTTATTGTGGTCATGAAATGTCAGAGTTTATTCCTCAAAGGACTTGTGCCTATATTAGCCAGCATGATCTGCATCATGGAGAGCTGACTGTCAGGGAGACATTGGACTTTTCGGGGCGATGCTTAGGTGTTGGAACCAGATTTGACCTTCTTGCAGAGCTTTCAAGGAGAGAAAAAGATGCTGGAATAAAGCCTGACCCTGAGATAGATACGTTCATGAAAGCCACAGCGGTGGCAGGCCAAGAATCTAGTCTTGTCACAGATTATGTTCTTAAG ATTCTTGGATTAGATATTTGTGCCGATATTATGGTAGGTAATGAGATGAGGAGGGGCATCTCAGGTGGACAGAAAAAGCGGCTTACTACTG GAGAAATGCTTGTTGGCCCTGCCAAGGTCTTTTTCATGGATGAGATCTCAACGGGTCTTGATAGTTCCACCACTTATCAGATAGTCAAGTTCATGAGGCAGATGGTCCATATCATGGATGTGACAATGATAATTTCACTTCTCCAACCTGCTCCAGAAACTTATGATCTCTTTGATGATATCATTTTGCTTTCAGAGGGACAGATTGTCTACCAAGGTCCAACTGAGCATGTTTTAGAGTTCTTTGAGAGTGTTGGTTTTAGGTGCCCAGAAAGGAAAGGGGTCGCCGACTTTTTACAAGAGGTTACATCTATGAAGGACCAAGAGCAATACTGGTTCAGGAAAAACGAACCTTACCATTACGTTTCTGTTCCTGAATTTGTAGACCGCTTCAGTTCTTTCCATATTGGACAGaaaatttttgatgaaattgcTATTCCATATGACAAAGCTAAAATTCATCCTGCTGCATTAGTCACTGAAAAGTATGGTATCTCCAGTATGGAACTTCTTAAAGCATGTTTAGCAAGGGAATGGCTACTGATGAAACGCAACTCTTTCTTATACATATTTAAGACCACTCAGATCACTATCATGTCAATCATTGCTTTTACAGTGTTTTTTAGGACAGAAATGAAGGTTGGTCAGTTTCAGGATGGAGGCAAATTTTATGGTGCCCTATTTTTCAGCCTTGTCAATGTGATGTTTAATGGTACAGCAGAGCTTGCTCTGACAATTTTCAGGCTTCCCGTGTTCTTCAAACAGAGgaattctcttttctttcctgcATGGGCTTTTGCTATGCCAATCTGGATTCTCAGGATACCGCTTTCACTAATGGAATCATTGATATGGATAGTTCTTACTTATTATACTATAGGCTTCGCTCCTGCTGCTAGTAG GTTCTTCCGCCAATTGTTGGCCTTTTTTGCTTTGCATCAGATGGCTTTGTCACTCTTTCGATTTATTGCCGCACTTGGAAGAGTGCAAGTTGTTGCTAACACTCTTGGTACCTTCACTTTGCTTATGGTTTTTGTTCTTGGTGGTTTTATCATTGCTAAAG ATGACATCAAACCGTGGATGATATGGGGCTACTATGTATCTCCTATGTCGTATGGACAAAATGCCATAGTCATCAATGAGTTTCTGGATAAAAGATGGAGTACC ccATACAATGGCACaggatttcttgaaaccaccgtGGGGAAGGTTCTTCTCAAGTCCAGGGGCATGTATACAACAGAGTCTATGTATTGGATATGTGTTATTGCACTCTTTGCGTTCTCACTGCTCTTCAATGTCTGCTTTATTCTCGCGCTGACTTACTTGAATC CTTTTGGGGATTCTAAAACTATTATTGCGGATGTGAATGATAAACAAGATAAAAAGAAGCACTCCTCTAACTTAAGAATTCCCACAGAAAGTACCTCAGCATCTACTGCTCCAGTATTTGAAG GTATAGATATGGCAGTAAGACCTGCACCACAGCGGAGCAACTTAAGTGTTGAAGAGAATGGAAACAAGAAGAGAGGAATGGTGCTACCATTCCAGCCCTTGTCACTTGCGTTCAATCACATCAACTATTATGTTGATATGCCAGAT GAAATGAAAAAGCAAGGAATTGAAGAGACGCGCCTCCAATTGTTGCGAGATGTTAGCGGTGCTTTTCGTCCTGGTGTTTTAACAGCATTGGTTGGTGTTAGTGGTGCTGGAAAGACCACTCTGATGGATGTTTTAGCAGGAAGAAAAACTGGGGGATACATTGAAGGAAGTATAAGCATTTCTGGTTACCCCAAAAACCAATCAACTTTTGCTCGCGTCAGCGGCTACTGTGAACAGAATGACATACATTCTCCACATGTTACTGTCTATGAGTCTGTTGTGTACTCGGCCTGGTTGCGTCTTTCTCCAGATATAGATAAGCAAACACGGAAG ATGTTTGTTGATGAAGTCATGGACTTGATTGAGTTAAATTCTCTAAGGAATAGTTTAGTTGGCCTTCCTGGGGTAGACGGATTGTCAACTGAACAAAGGAAGAGGCTCACAATAGCAGTGGAACTCGTGGCTAATCCATCAATAATATTTATGGATGAGCCCACATCTGGTCTCGATGCTAGAGCTGCTGCTATTGTGATGCGCACTGTGAGGAACACCGTAGACACGGGACGAACAGTAGTCTGTACAATTCACCAACCAAGTATAGATATATTTGAAGCATTTGATGAG CTATTGCTGATGAAGAGAGGAGGGCAAGTCATCTATGGCGGACCACTTGGCCAACGTTCTCATCTCATGATAGAATATTTTGAG TCTGTACCTGGGGTAACCAAGATTAGAGAAGGATATAATCCTGCTACATGGATGTTGGATATCAGCACTCCCTCAGTCGAGGCTCAGCTCAATGTGGACTTCGCTGAAATTTATGCTAATTCTGATGTTTATAG GAGAAATCAAGAACTTATCAAACAACTCAGCACCCCACCACCTGGGTCCCAGGATCTTTATTTCCCTACTAAATATTCTCAATCATTCTTCAACCAATGCAAGGCATGTTTCTGGAAACACCAATTATCCTACTGGAGGAATCCAAAATACAATGCTATAAGATTTTTCATGACAACAATTATAGGTATCATATTTGGCGTTATCTTTTGGAGAAAAGGGCACAAGAT GTATAAACAGCAAGACCTATTAAACCTAGTCGGAGCTATGTATGCTGCTGTTATGTTTCTTGGTGGAACGAATACTTCTGCTGTCCAGTCCGTTGTAGCAGTGGAAAGAACGGTATTCTATCGTGAAAAAGCAGCAGGAATGTATTCAGCACTGCCTTATGCTTTTGCTCAG GTGGCCACTGAGGTTATCTATGTTGCTCTGCAGACTTTTATTTACAGCCTCCTCCTTTACTCGATGATTGGATTCCACTGGCAAGTTGATAAGTTCTTATTGTTCTATTACTTCGTCTTTATGTGCTTCGTCTACTTCGGATTGTACGGGATGATGCTTGTGGCACTCACCCCAAATTACCAGATAGCTGCCATCGGCATGTCCTTCTTCCTCAACTTTTGGAACTTATTCTCTGGTTTTATGATCCCTAGAACG CAAATTCCTGTATGGTGGCGGTGGTATTACTGGGGATCTCCTGTTGCATGGACAATATATGGGCTTGTGACATCTCAAGTTGGTGACATGACCGAACCTGTTGCAATACCAGGCTTGGGTGAACTACCAATGAAGGAGTACTTGAAACAATATTTGGGATacaaacatgattttcttggagttGTTGCTGTTGTCCATCTTGGTTGGGTAGTGCTCTTCTGCTTCGTCTTTGCCTACGCCATCAAGTTTTTGAACTTCCAGAAAAGATAA